A stretch of Ferribacterium limneticum DNA encodes these proteins:
- a CDS encoding efflux RND transporter periplasmic adaptor subunit, giving the protein MPPRLILSLLAFAVAFPLAEAAETLSLQTAQLKALGVTIGTVGEGDHLGSGLLPARVLVPNEQMRVVAAPVGGMVEMLAVAPGSTVKRGQVVARLASPQALELQRDALQAGSQAALLQQSLKRDEQLFAEGLIAESRLQGTRAAAAQASAQASERRQGLAMAGVAPGKLGGPLALSATIDGVVLEQGVQLGQRVETSALIYRIAKLSPLWLEIQAPVDVAATLREGSPVMISGSEVRGKLIAIGRAVDAASQTVLLRAEVSKGAETLRPGQVIEVEIAAANGAQQRLPASALARNEGATLAFVQTASDAKGVSFEARQVRLISQGGDSVTVDGIKPGEKVAIKGVSGLKAMLTGVGKE; this is encoded by the coding sequence ATGCCCCCACGTCTGATCCTGTCGCTATTGGCGTTCGCCGTCGCCTTCCCGCTGGCCGAAGCGGCCGAAACCCTTTCGCTCCAGACCGCCCAACTCAAGGCGCTGGGCGTCACCATAGGCACAGTCGGCGAAGGAGACCATCTCGGCTCCGGCCTTTTGCCCGCCCGGGTGCTGGTACCCAACGAGCAGATGCGGGTCGTTGCCGCCCCGGTCGGCGGCATGGTCGAAATGCTGGCAGTCGCCCCCGGTTCAACCGTCAAGCGCGGCCAGGTTGTCGCCCGCCTGGCCAGCCCGCAGGCGCTGGAACTGCAACGCGATGCGCTGCAGGCCGGCAGCCAGGCCGCGCTGCTGCAACAAAGCCTGAAACGCGACGAACAGCTGTTTGCCGAAGGCCTGATTGCCGAATCCCGCCTGCAAGGCACCCGCGCTGCTGCCGCGCAAGCTTCGGCCCAGGCCAGTGAACGGCGCCAGGGACTGGCCATGGCCGGAGTCGCCCCCGGCAAACTGGGCGGCCCGCTGGCACTGAGCGCGACCATCGATGGCGTGGTTCTCGAACAAGGTGTGCAGCTTGGTCAGCGCGTTGAAACCTCGGCGCTGATTTATCGCATTGCCAAATTGTCGCCACTGTGGCTGGAAATTCAGGCCCCGGTTGATGTTGCCGCCACCTTGCGCGAGGGCAGCCCGGTCATGATTTCCGGCAGCGAAGTAAGGGGCAAGCTGATCGCCATCGGCCGCGCCGTCGATGCCGCCAGCCAGACCGTGCTGCTTCGTGCCGAAGTCAGCAAGGGCGCCGAAACACTGCGCCCCGGACAGGTTATCGAAGTCGAAATCGCCGCAGCCAACGGCGCGCAGCAACGCCTGCCCGCCTCGGCGCTGGCCCGCAACGAGGGCGCCACCCTCGCCTTCGTGCAAACCGCCAGCGATGCCAAAGGCGTCAGCTTCGAAGCCCGGCAGGTGCGCCTTATCAGCCAGGGCGGCGACAGCGTCACGGTCGACGGCATCAAACCGGGCGAAAAGGTCGCCATCAAGGGCGTTTCCGGCCTGAAAGCCATGCTCACCGGCGTCGGTAAAGAATAA
- a CDS encoding PepSY-associated TM helix domain-containing protein, giving the protein MPLSIHLNKRTLRAWTHTLHKWLGLTLGLLFSLLGVTGSLLVFYPELDLAAHPSMSARPPVSLVSPARIVEALRQAEPERPGAWRIELPRSDNAPITARYYNPPETAHRAFAPLIVTLDPTTLAVTSKRFWGDDFFTWIYDLHYSLLLGETGKTLLGIASLLVLALLLSGLYLWWPSQGGWKGALSIKSNAVWKRRIYDLHAKPGAYGLLLTATLTLSGLVLVVPGWFTPSIDAISPLHRLYQVQALTTPADIRISADEALRIARERFPDADVRWIHTPTPTQAVWRIQMRAAGEPNRRFPRTNVWIDAGNGAILAIRNPRQNSAGDTFMDWLHPLHNGEAFGLTGRIIVLLCGLLPLLAMVTGFIRWRHKQRPGQREGRQNPLASGAPALNPGPCGES; this is encoded by the coding sequence ATGCCCCTTTCCATCCACTTGAACAAGCGAACACTGCGGGCCTGGACGCATACCCTGCACAAGTGGCTGGGCCTGACGCTCGGCCTGCTCTTCTCGCTGCTCGGCGTCACCGGCAGCCTGCTGGTTTTTTATCCGGAACTCGACCTGGCTGCCCATCCGTCAATGTCAGCCCGGCCACCGGTCAGCCTCGTTTCACCCGCTCGAATCGTCGAAGCGTTGCGGCAGGCCGAACCTGAGCGCCCCGGTGCCTGGCGGATCGAACTGCCGCGCAGCGACAACGCCCCGATCACCGCCCGCTACTACAACCCCCCTGAAACCGCCCATCGCGCTTTCGCCCCGCTGATCGTCACGCTGGACCCGACGACCCTGGCGGTGACCAGCAAACGCTTCTGGGGAGATGATTTCTTCACGTGGATCTACGACCTCCACTACAGCCTGCTGCTCGGGGAAACGGGCAAAACCCTGCTTGGCATCGCCTCGTTGCTCGTCCTTGCCCTGCTGCTCAGCGGCCTCTATCTTTGGTGGCCCAGCCAGGGAGGCTGGAAAGGCGCACTCAGCATCAAATCGAATGCCGTCTGGAAACGGCGTATCTACGACCTCCACGCCAAACCCGGCGCATATGGCCTGCTACTGACCGCCACGCTGACCTTGAGCGGTCTGGTGCTCGTCGTACCCGGCTGGTTTACGCCAAGCATAGATGCCATCTCCCCACTGCATCGGCTCTATCAGGTTCAAGCGCTGACCACGCCGGCTGACATCCGCATCTCTGCCGACGAAGCGCTACGGATCGCACGCGAACGCTTTCCTGACGCTGATGTTCGCTGGATTCACACCCCGACACCGACGCAGGCCGTCTGGCGCATCCAGATGCGCGCCGCCGGCGAGCCCAACCGACGCTTTCCGCGCACCAACGTGTGGATCGATGCCGGCAACGGCGCCATTCTGGCCATCCGCAACCCGCGCCAGAACAGTGCCGGCGACACGTTCATGGACTGGCTGCACCCCTTGCACAACGGCGAAGCCTTCGGCCTCACGGGCCGAATCATCGTCTTGCTGTGCGGTCTGCTCCCGTTATTGGCCATGGTGACCGGGTTCATTCGCTGGCGACACAAGCAGCGCCCGGGGCAGCGAGAAGGCCGTCAGAATCCACTCGCCAGCGGCGCACCGGCGCTTAACCCCGGCCCTTGCGGCGAATCGTAG
- a CDS encoding TonB-dependent receptor, with amino-acid sequence MNFTERTAFQTTRNHFKPSRIAWLVALAISGVQAQESTVVLGEVTVSSGNTGSLPTRSILTSVDVMGAERVQDKNVMNSWELIGQMPGVQLTEFRLGAESGKPSFRAFNGEGYINGIKLLIDGVPSNVNSGNMRHLDMIFPLDIDYVEVVRGTNDPRYGLHNIGGNINVATRQGGNYADGRLTYGSFNTQEVQAALGRESGGFAQNYFVAKQDSDGYRDHSKSEKYSLGGKWFYTSDSGDLKAGLIARIHNQEAESAGYLTAAELGANRFQSPARNGNDHDNRDMQQFSGHLDYQIAPNLAYNSKLYYNSIEDDRHVTYTGYSGSTLPRQRRLWNEEHTGWTNTLTWQASKLLAVEGGFNYEHQDNRYRRYRYAYAVPTDFSTPASTANDESYTLDNFGAYVQAIIKPSASWKIVPAFRTDSFKGHTTLNATGLSYPLQDYGWINQPKLSVVYSPSPAFSLYGNWGRSFQIVTGSRSPAYLTAGTNMVKPSINTGIELGTKFRLLERTEARIAIWQQDATDEVANLPSANATQNLGETRRKGVDFQITTHIADKVKLWFSHAYQEAKVVGGYAAGSTSLVGKEVFATPRTITNVGVDYQATDNLRLDLQGRAQGNYYIDDQNSKGKYGGYVLFDGGVHYALTKHVGIDLQVRNMFDRKYEYVWYDNFFYASGSYQPMFSPGAGRSVYASLNLKM; translated from the coding sequence ATGAATTTCACGGAGCGAACAGCTTTTCAAACGACAAGAAACCACTTCAAGCCAAGCCGGATTGCCTGGCTTGTCGCGCTGGCAATTTCCGGCGTCCAGGCCCAGGAATCAACGGTGGTTCTCGGCGAAGTGACCGTCAGTTCCGGCAACACCGGCTCGCTGCCGACGCGCAGCATCCTGACCTCGGTCGACGTCATGGGCGCCGAGCGGGTGCAGGACAAGAATGTGATGAACAGCTGGGAGCTGATCGGCCAGATGCCTGGCGTCCAGCTGACCGAATTCCGCCTCGGTGCCGAATCCGGCAAGCCATCGTTCCGTGCCTTCAACGGCGAGGGCTACATCAACGGCATCAAGCTGTTGATCGACGGCGTGCCGAGCAACGTCAATAGCGGCAACATGCGCCATCTGGACATGATCTTCCCGCTCGACATCGATTACGTCGAAGTCGTGCGCGGTACCAACGATCCGCGCTATGGCCTGCACAACATCGGCGGCAACATCAACGTCGCCACCCGGCAAGGCGGCAATTACGCCGATGGTCGCCTGACTTACGGCAGCTTCAACACCCAGGAAGTCCAGGCCGCTCTCGGCCGAGAATCGGGCGGCTTTGCGCAAAACTACTTCGTCGCCAAACAGGATTCCGACGGCTATCGCGATCATTCCAAGTCGGAAAAATACAGCCTGGGCGGCAAGTGGTTCTACACCTCGGATTCCGGCGATCTGAAAGCCGGCCTGATCGCCCGCATCCACAACCAGGAGGCGGAATCGGCGGGCTACCTGACCGCAGCCGAACTGGGCGCCAACCGCTTCCAGTCGCCGGCCCGCAACGGCAACGACCACGACAACCGCGACATGCAGCAGTTCAGCGGCCACCTGGATTACCAGATCGCGCCCAACCTCGCCTACAACAGCAAGCTCTACTACAACAGCATTGAGGATGACCGACACGTCACCTACACCGGCTACTCGGGCAGCACCCTGCCCCGCCAGCGCCGCCTGTGGAACGAGGAGCATACCGGCTGGACCAACACGCTGACCTGGCAGGCGAGCAAGCTGCTGGCTGTCGAAGGGGGCTTCAATTACGAGCACCAGGACAACCGCTACCGGCGCTATCGCTACGCTTACGCCGTGCCCACCGACTTCTCGACGCCAGCCTCGACCGCGAACGACGAGAGCTACACGCTCGACAATTTCGGCGCCTATGTTCAGGCCATCATCAAACCGAGCGCATCGTGGAAGATCGTGCCGGCCTTCCGGACCGACAGTTTCAAGGGCCACACCACGCTCAACGCCACCGGCCTGAGCTATCCGTTGCAAGACTACGGCTGGATCAACCAGCCCAAGCTCAGCGTCGTCTATAGCCCGTCGCCGGCCTTCAGCCTTTACGGCAACTGGGGGCGCAGCTTCCAGATCGTTACCGGCTCCCGTTCCCCGGCCTATCTGACGGCTGGCACGAACATGGTCAAGCCGTCGATCAATACCGGTATCGAACTGGGCACCAAGTTCCGGCTGCTGGAACGCACTGAAGCGCGCATCGCCATCTGGCAACAGGATGCAACGGACGAGGTGGCCAACCTGCCCAGTGCCAATGCGACGCAGAATCTCGGTGAAACACGGCGCAAGGGGGTCGATTTCCAGATCACCACCCACATCGCCGACAAGGTCAAACTCTGGTTCTCGCACGCCTACCAGGAAGCCAAGGTCGTTGGCGGCTATGCAGCTGGCAGCACCTCACTGGTCGGCAAGGAAGTCTTCGCCACGCCACGCACCATCACCAACGTCGGCGTGGACTACCAGGCCACCGACAACCTGCGCTTAGACCTGCAAGGCCGCGCCCAGGGCAACTATTACATCGACGACCAGAACAGCAAGGGCAAGTACGGCGGCTACGTGCTGTTCGACGGTGGCGTGCACTACGCGCTGACCAAGCATGTCGGTATTGACCTGCAGGTCAGAAACATGTTCGATCGCAAGTATGAGTACGTCTGGTACGACAACTTTTTCTACGCGTCAGGTTCGTATCAGCCGATGTTCTCGCCCGGTGCCGGCCGCTCGGTCTATGCATCGCTCAACCTGAAAATGTAA
- a CDS encoding response regulator: protein MRVLIVDDNASMRTLLSVLLTSQGYEVVGALPDGNGVTEAVATTAPEIVCLDYRLPGRDGLSILQEINSTYPEVDVLFMTASEGSDIEARAADAGAAGFLRKPFSQKQVIDELRLVCATRRQVTRGSNSAGAPKSPATGRGAVKPASIGGTQRPTVVIADDNSSIRLLLKGVLSDLGLNIVGQAANGEEAIRAVMTHKPALLFLDVNMPILSGLEALPRIVEASPETAVVMVTGDTSRTIVQQAAGLGARGYIVKPVRPSYVEKFLKELFKS, encoded by the coding sequence ATGCGTGTCCTGATCGTTGATGACAATGCCTCCATGCGAACCTTGCTGAGCGTCTTGTTGACCAGCCAGGGTTACGAGGTTGTTGGTGCTTTGCCGGACGGCAATGGCGTGACGGAGGCGGTTGCTACAACGGCGCCGGAGATTGTCTGTCTCGATTATCGCTTGCCGGGCCGGGATGGTCTCAGCATCCTGCAGGAGATCAATTCGACGTACCCGGAGGTCGACGTACTGTTCATGACCGCTTCGGAAGGCAGCGACATCGAGGCGCGTGCCGCCGATGCGGGCGCTGCCGGGTTTCTGCGCAAACCGTTCAGTCAGAAGCAGGTTATTGACGAACTGCGCCTGGTTTGCGCAACCCGCCGTCAAGTCACGCGCGGGAGCAATTCGGCAGGCGCGCCAAAATCGCCGGCTACCGGGCGGGGCGCTGTCAAGCCTGCCAGTATTGGCGGCACCCAGCGGCCGACCGTGGTCATTGCCGATGACAACAGTTCGATCCGCTTGCTGCTCAAGGGGGTGCTGAGCGATTTGGGGCTAAATATCGTCGGCCAGGCCGCCAATGGCGAGGAAGCCATTCGCGCCGTCATGACGCACAAGCCCGCCTTGCTCTTTCTCGACGTCAACATGCCCATTCTCTCCGGCCTTGAGGCGCTGCCGAGGATAGTCGAAGCCAGCCCTGAGACTGCCGTGGTCATGGTCACCGGCGATACCTCGCGCACTATCGTCCAGCAGGCCGCCGGGCTCGGTGCGCGCGGCTATATCGTCAAGCCGGTTCGTCCGTCCTACGTCGAGAAATTCCTGAAAGAACTGTTCAAAAGCTGA
- a CDS encoding bacteriohemerythrin, translating to MRIRWSSDLETGIRAIDLQHEELIGMLNELDAAHSGGCAQSVLDDVLQRLGTYVIFHFGTEESLMASLPHNETHAKQHRQQHADFIEKLSAIRAQAQDDGPRTMEALIDYLNEWLYQHILKSDRELAAKLNQKQAAMLMP from the coding sequence ATGCGCATTCGTTGGAGCAGCGATCTGGAAACCGGCATCCGGGCGATCGATCTTCAACACGAAGAGTTGATCGGCATGCTCAACGAACTGGACGCCGCGCACTCAGGCGGCTGCGCACAATCCGTCCTCGACGATGTGCTGCAGCGACTCGGCACCTACGTCATCTTCCACTTTGGCACTGAAGAATCGCTGATGGCCAGCCTGCCGCACAACGAAACCCATGCCAAACAGCACCGGCAGCAACACGCCGACTTCATTGAAAAGCTGTCCGCGATACGCGCCCAAGCCCAGGACGATGGCCCGCGGACCATGGAAGCGCTGATCGATTACCTCAACGAATGGCTGTACCAACACATCCTGAAGAGCGACCGGGAGCTGGCTGCGAAGCTCAACCAGAAACAGGCCGCCATGCTGATGCCGTGA
- a CDS encoding EAL domain-containing protein, producing the protein MTSDDRPQSAAPRITQDSLAPIRRNATWLLVVFLLALSFFAIHSLVERYDQLRNASLDRKWMGASGSISRLIHELQRERGLSSGVIASRGERFGDMLAAQQNHTDASLGELQAIVREHVTDQAIRDGLNAVAAQLQALRLRVKNREISRDYTVDRYTELVDALFDMQLSTFGNAVKSSLFRKQMAFVAFSQAKETAGKERALLSAILSDRNFSAGRMLILNNLRATEQARLVNFIRLAEPEAERQYREILRQPDIKEAERIRQKVKAAALWEESHGRGAASDFLSVALPSPEAWFQVASIKIDAMKALEDSLNEAVGASAEQEENRAWQELLLSALLVLLAFVLAGILVRQIQAGRRVAERQLNLAEAVFANSVESILVTDAEQRIIEVNPALLRISGYSREEILGQHPRILKSGRQDAAFYQQMWQELALSGSWEGEVWNRRKSGEIYPALLSIAVVKGPDGQVTNYTGMIFDLSQQKTVEALLDQLRTFDGLTALPNRESWLSALEQQLVNAKRNNSRFSILQLDLDRFKLINDSLGYSVGDQVLIEAAERIKITLRKYDVVARLGGNRFSVLLNEIADPQAIGSICEKLLTAFGRPFGLGGINAHVSISIGAAIYPNDGLDSKTLMIAAESALYSAKADGRNLYKYYSREMNEMGSQLFKLERMLRVALERNEFSVVYQPQVNAGDGRLVGVEALLRWHNPELGQVSPVQFIPVAEETGLIVPIGEWVMRVACAQARKWQTELGLDIPVAVNLSARQFRRNDLLASVQLVLDETGLPSRLLELEITEGLLMVDPIGAIDIMRGLNFLGVKTALDDFGTGYSSLAYLKAFPLNRLKIDRAFVRDLPHNESDCAISNTVITLGLNLNMEVLAEGVETEAQRDFLAQSGCQIFQGYLFGKPMPGDDLTQRLQSGELVAVQRSEN; encoded by the coding sequence ATGACATCAGACGACAGGCCGCAATCCGCCGCGCCACGGATCACCCAGGATAGCCTGGCACCGATCCGGCGTAATGCCACGTGGTTGCTGGTCGTGTTTCTGTTGGCCCTGTCGTTCTTTGCCATCCACAGCCTGGTCGAGCGCTACGATCAATTACGCAATGCCAGCCTGGATCGCAAATGGATGGGGGCAAGTGGTTCGATCAGCCGCTTGATCCACGAACTGCAACGCGAGCGCGGCTTGTCCAGCGGCGTCATTGCCTCGCGCGGTGAGCGTTTTGGCGACATGCTGGCCGCCCAGCAAAATCACACCGACGCGTCGCTGGGCGAATTGCAGGCCATCGTTCGCGAACATGTGACGGATCAGGCGATACGCGACGGCCTTAATGCCGTGGCAGCCCAGTTGCAGGCACTGCGGCTGCGGGTCAAAAATCGCGAAATCTCCCGTGATTACACGGTGGATCGCTATACCGAGCTGGTCGATGCCCTCTTCGACATGCAATTGAGTACCTTCGGCAATGCAGTCAAATCCTCGCTGTTCCGCAAGCAAATGGCTTTCGTGGCATTTTCCCAGGCCAAGGAAACGGCGGGCAAGGAGCGCGCCTTGCTGTCGGCCATCCTGTCCGACCGCAACTTCAGCGCCGGCCGGATGCTGATCCTGAATAACCTCCGGGCGACCGAGCAGGCCCGCCTGGTCAATTTCATCCGTCTCGCCGAGCCCGAAGCCGAGCGCCAGTATCGCGAGATTTTGCGGCAGCCCGACATCAAGGAAGCCGAACGCATCCGGCAGAAGGTCAAGGCCGCTGCGCTGTGGGAAGAGTCGCACGGCAGGGGGGCGGCATCCGATTTCCTGTCCGTGGCGCTGCCCTCTCCGGAGGCCTGGTTCCAGGTCGCCAGCATCAAGATCGACGCCATGAAGGCGCTGGAGGACAGCCTGAACGAGGCGGTCGGAGCCAGCGCCGAGCAGGAGGAAAATCGCGCCTGGCAGGAACTGTTGCTCAGTGCCCTGCTGGTGCTCCTCGCCTTCGTGCTGGCCGGCATCCTGGTTCGCCAGATCCAGGCTGGCCGTCGCGTTGCCGAGCGGCAACTGAACCTGGCCGAGGCGGTCTTCGCCAACAGCGTCGAATCCATCCTGGTCACCGATGCCGAGCAGCGCATCATTGAGGTCAATCCTGCCTTGCTGCGTATCTCCGGCTACAGCCGCGAGGAAATCCTCGGCCAGCATCCGCGCATCCTCAAGTCCGGGCGGCAAGATGCCGCTTTTTACCAGCAGATGTGGCAGGAACTGGCGCTCTCCGGCTCCTGGGAAGGGGAGGTCTGGAACCGGCGCAAGAGTGGTGAAATCTACCCGGCCCTGCTGTCGATTGCTGTGGTGAAGGGCCCGGACGGTCAGGTGACGAACTACACCGGCATGATTTTCGACCTCAGCCAGCAAAAGACGGTCGAAGCCCTGCTCGATCAACTGCGCACCTTCGATGGATTGACCGCGCTGCCCAATCGCGAATCCTGGCTCTCGGCGCTTGAGCAGCAACTGGTCAACGCCAAGCGCAACAACAGCCGCTTCTCGATCCTGCAACTGGACCTCGACCGCTTCAAGCTGATCAACGACTCGCTGGGCTACTCGGTCGGCGATCAGGTGCTGATCGAGGCGGCCGAGCGCATCAAGATCACCCTGCGCAAATACGATGTCGTCGCCCGCCTCGGTGGTAACCGTTTCTCGGTGCTGCTCAACGAAATTGCTGATCCCCAGGCCATCGGCAGCATTTGTGAAAAACTGCTCACCGCTTTCGGACGGCCGTTCGGACTGGGCGGCATCAACGCCCATGTCAGCATCAGCATCGGCGCGGCCATCTATCCGAACGACGGCCTGGACAGCAAGACTCTGATGATCGCGGCAGAATCCGCCCTGTACAGCGCCAAGGCCGATGGCCGCAACCTGTACAAGTACTATTCCCGCGAAATGAACGAGATGGGCAGCCAGTTGTTCAAGCTCGAACGCATGTTGCGCGTGGCGCTGGAGCGCAACGAGTTCTCGGTCGTCTACCAGCCGCAGGTCAATGCCGGCGATGGCCGCTTGGTCGGCGTGGAGGCGCTGCTGCGCTGGCACAACCCGGAACTGGGTCAGGTGTCGCCCGTCCAGTTCATTCCGGTGGCCGAAGAAACCGGGCTCATCGTGCCGATTGGCGAATGGGTCATGCGCGTGGCCTGTGCTCAGGCCAGAAAATGGCAGACCGAACTCGGGCTCGATATCCCGGTCGCCGTCAACCTGTCCGCCCGCCAGTTCCGCCGCAACGACCTGCTGGCCTCGGTGCAGCTCGTGCTCGACGAAACCGGCCTGCCCAGCCGGCTGCTCGAACTGGAAATCACCGAAGGCCTGCTGATGGTCGATCCGATCGGCGCCATCGACATCATGCGCGGCCTCAACTTCCTCGGCGTCAAGACTGCGCTCGACGACTTCGGCACCGGCTATTCATCGCTGGCCTACCTCAAGGCCTTCCCGCTCAACCGCCTCAAGATCGACCGCGCCTTTGTCCGTGACTTGCCGCACAACGAAAGCGATTGCGCCATTTCCAACACGGTCATCACCCTCGGCCTCAACCTCAACATGGAAGTGCTGGCCGAAGGCGTCGAAACAGAAGCCCAGCGCGACTTCCTGGCCCAATCCGGCTGCCAGATTTTCCAGGGCTATTTGTTCGGCAAGCCGATGCCCGGCGACGATCTGACGCAACGCCTGCAGAGCGGTGAATTGGTTGCAGTGCAGCGTTCGGAAAACTGA
- a CDS encoding YceI family protein, which yields MKKQLATLVLAIAAAAPALAAPETFVADSSHTFSRFSYSHFGYSTQLSRFNKNSGKVVFDKVAKTGSVDIVIDTKSVDTGNDTFNEHIQGEDFLDTAKFPTATFKSTKVIFEGDKPAKVEGNLTLKGVTKPVTLTVTSFQAMPHPMMKKDAIGANAYTVVKRSEFNAGKYAPYVGDEVRIDVAIEAIKE from the coding sequence ATGAAAAAGCAACTCGCCACCCTCGTCCTCGCCATCGCTGCCGCCGCCCCGGCCCTGGCCGCCCCGGAAACCTTCGTTGCCGACAGCAGCCACACCTTCTCGCGTTTCTCGTACAGCCACTTCGGCTACTCGACCCAGCTTTCCCGCTTCAACAAGAACAGCGGCAAGGTCGTTTTCGATAAGGTCGCCAAGACCGGCTCGGTCGACATCGTGATCGACACCAAGTCGGTCGACACCGGTAACGACACCTTCAACGAGCACATCCAGGGCGAGGATTTCCTCGACACCGCCAAGTTCCCGACCGCTACCTTCAAGTCCACCAAGGTGATCTTCGAAGGCGACAAGCCGGCCAAGGTCGAAGGCAACCTGACCCTGAAGGGCGTCACCAAGCCGGTCACCCTGACCGTTACCTCCTTCCAGGCCATGCCGCACCCGATGATGAAGAAGGACGCCATCGGCGCCAACGCCTACACCGTGGTCAAGCGCTCCGAATTCAACGCCGGCAAGTACGCCCCGTACGTTGGTGACGAAGTGCGCATCGACGTGGCGATCGAAGCGATCAAGGAGTAA
- a CDS encoding YceI family protein, translating to MKKIALALAFASLIPAAHAVEYTQVQPEKSAVTFVYKQMGVAVDGKFKKFSSQLNFDPAKPATAKATFDVELASVDTGAPEGDQEVAGKPWFNTKAFPTARFVSGSVKALGGNKYEVAGQLTIKGKTQEVIVPATFTAQGNTGVFDGAFTIRRADFTIGEGAWAKFDIVANDVQIKFRITASSK from the coding sequence ATGAAAAAAATCGCTCTCGCCCTGGCCTTCGCCAGCCTGATCCCCGCCGCCCACGCCGTCGAATACACCCAGGTCCAGCCTGAGAAAAGCGCCGTGACCTTCGTCTACAAGCAAATGGGCGTTGCGGTCGACGGCAAGTTCAAGAAGTTTTCCAGCCAGCTCAATTTCGACCCGGCCAAGCCGGCTACCGCCAAGGCGACTTTCGATGTCGAACTGGCCAGCGTCGATACCGGCGCCCCGGAAGGTGACCAGGAAGTGGCTGGCAAGCCGTGGTTCAACACCAAGGCCTTCCCGACCGCCCGCTTCGTCTCTGGTAGCGTCAAGGCGCTCGGCGGCAACAAGTACGAAGTGGCCGGCCAGTTGACCATCAAGGGCAAGACGCAGGAGGTCATCGTTCCCGCCACCTTCACGGCTCAGGGCAACACCGGCGTCTTCGACGGTGCCTTCACCATCCGCCGGGCCGATTTCACCATCGGCGAAGGCGCCTGGGCCAAGTTCGACATCGTCGCCAACGACGTGCAGATCAAATTCCGCATCACCGCTTCATCGAAATAA
- a CDS encoding cytochrome b: protein MTYTKTAKALHWLMAILLFGLLALGFYMHDLPLSPDKLKLYSWHKWAGVTAFLLLAFRLLWRLTHRPPALPDSMPKTMQFAAHAGHLMLYGLMIAIPLSGWLMSSAKGFQTVYFGLLPIPDLLDKNKELGDLLALVHQSLNLLFVAVLAGHIGAALKHHFIDKDDILTRMLPKK, encoded by the coding sequence ATGACCTATACCAAAACCGCCAAGGCACTGCATTGGCTGATGGCCATCCTGCTCTTCGGGCTGCTGGCGCTGGGCTTCTACATGCACGACCTGCCGCTGTCGCCGGACAAGCTGAAGCTCTATTCCTGGCACAAGTGGGCCGGTGTCACCGCCTTTCTGCTGCTCGCCTTCCGTCTGCTCTGGCGTCTGACGCATCGCCCGCCAGCCCTGCCGGACAGCATGCCGAAGACCATGCAGTTTGCCGCCCACGCCGGCCACCTGATGCTCTACGGGCTGATGATCGCCATTCCGCTGTCCGGCTGGCTGATGAGCTCGGCCAAGGGTTTCCAGACCGTCTATTTCGGCCTTCTGCCCATCCCCGATTTGCTCGACAAGAACAAGGAGCTGGGCGACCTGCTGGCCCTGGTGCACCAGAGCCTGAACCTGCTTTTCGTTGCTGTGCTGGCCGGCCACATCGGCGCTGCGCTGAAACACCACTTCATCGACAAGGACGACATCCTGACCCGGATGCTGCCCAAGAAATAA